ATAAGAAAACATCAAAAACAAAAGCTCAAGCAGAGGAAACAGAGGCAAAAGAAGCCAAGATGAGCAAAACAAAAACAAGTAAAAAAGCAGAGGGTGATAAGAAGACAAAAGCAAGTAAGGAAAAATAATGAATTATATTCCTTATGTAGTTGAAAAGACAGGGAGGGGAGAGAGAAGTTATGATATTTATTCTCGTTTGCTCAAGGATCGCATTATTCTCTTGAGCGGAGAGATTAATGATGAGCTTGCTTCTTCTATTGTCGCACAGCTTTTGTTTTTGGAAGCAGAAGATCCTCAAAAGGATATTTATCTCTATATTAATTCTCCAGGTGGAGTTATTACAAGCGGGATGAGTATCTATGATACGATGAATTATGTGCGCCCTGATATCTGCACGATTTGTATTGGACAAGCTGCTTCTATGGGGGCTTTTTTGCTGAGTTGTGGGACAAAAGGTAAGCGTTACTCTCTTCCCCACAGTCGCATTATGATACATCAACCCTTGGGTGGAGCTAGAGGACAGGCTACAGATATACAAATCCAAGCTCAGGAAATTTTGCGTCTCAAGCTAATTTTGAATCAGATTTTTGTTCAGAACACAGGACAAACTCTTGAGCAAATTGAAAAAGATACAGATAGAGATTTCTTTATGAGCGCTTTGGAAGCTCAAAAGTATGGATTGATTGATCAAGTGTTGGAAAAAAATAAAATTATTTAAGGCTGTCTTGTAAAAAAAGGGGGGATAAAATCTTCAAAATAATATTAAAGAAAGCTTTTCCTTTTTGATTCTAAGATAAGATTGTGTTTAGTTTTTAAAAGGAGAACTTTTGGTTTTAGATATTTTGCATTATCCTAATCCTATATTAAAAAAACGATCTCGCGATGTTGATCTTTTTAATGAAGAGTTGCATCAATTCTTAGATGACATGTATGATACGATGATTGCAAAAGATGGAGTAGGTCTAGCTGCGATTCAAGTGGGTAGAGATATTCGTGCTTTGCTTGTAAATATTCCACGAGAAGATAAGCAACAATACAAAGAAGATCTTTTAGAAATGATCAATCCTGAAATTATCCACAAAGAGGGAGAAATTTTTTTTAGCGAAGGTTGCTTATCTGTTCCTAATTTTTATGAAGATGTTTTGCGTTTTGAAGAGCTTGAGGTGCGATATCAAGATCGCTTTGGAAATCCTCAAACCTTGCAAGCTCAAGGATATCTTGCTGTAGCAATACAACACGAAATCGATCATCTCAATGGTGTGTTGTTTGTGGATCGTTTATCCATTATTAAGCGCAAAAAATTTGAAAAAGAATTTAAAAAGATTCAAAAAAGCAAAAGATGAGCAATACGATTTTTTGTGCCACACGATTTGGGAGTGGTGCAAAAATTGTTGCTGTTGAGGGGGTATTTGCAAGAGGATTGCCTAACTTTCATATCACGGGTCTTGCAAATCATGCGATTTTGGAAGCCAAACATCGCGTCCAATCTGCTCTTCAGGCTTGCAAGATTTCGATGCCTCCAATGAAATTTATTATCAACCTTTCTCCTGCGGATTTGCCCAAAAGTGGAAGTCACTTTGATCTCCCAATAGCCTTACTGGGTGCATTACAAAAACAAGAATTGAAGAATGAATGGTTTGCTTTTGGTGAGCTTGGTTTGGATGGTGCACTTAAATCTCAAGAGAGCATTTTCCCTCTTTTGCTTCAGATTGCCCTCCTTAAGCCTAATGCAAAAATTATTCTCCCCAAGGGAGGAGAGGAAATTTTTTCTTTGATTCCTTCTTTGGAGTTTTATTTTGTTTCTTCATTACAGGAGGCTTTTGAACTTATCACTCTTGATGAATTGCCATTGCCTTATCATTCTAAAAACATAGAATTTTCTTTTGTTGAAATTGGAGGAAAAAAATATTATTACTCCTCAGAGATTGAGTGCGATTTTTATGATGTGATTGGGCAGGATATTGCTAAGCGTGCTGCTTTAATTGCTGCGAGTGGTTTTCATAATATTGTTTTTGAAGGAAGTCCAGGTTGTGGAAAAAGTATGATTGCCAAGAGAATGCGCTACATTATGCCTCCTATGAGTTTGGAAGAAATGATTGAGTGCATGAAACTTCAAGCTTTGAGTCATAATAAGATTATATATTCGCCAATGCGTCCTTTTAGAAATCCACATCAAAGTGCAAGCAAAGCAAGCATTCTTGGATCAGCAACAGCATTAGAAGCTAAAGTTGGAGAAATTGCTTTGGCGCATCAGGGGATTTTATTTTTTGATGAATTGTTGCATTTCAAAAAGGAGATTTTAGAATCTCTTAGAGAGCCTTTGGAGAATAATTCCTTGGTTATCTCAAGGGTTCATAGCAAGATTGAATATGAGACATCATTTTTGTTTGTTGGAGCTCAAAATCCTTGTCCTTGTGGGAATCTATTGAGCACAAGTCGCGAATGTCGCTGTCAGGACAAAGAAATTGCAAACTACAAAAATAGGCTTTCAGAGCCGTTTTGGGATCGTATGGATCTTTTTGTGCAAATGTCAGATCATCTTGCATCTCAAAGCAGAATCTCATCTCAGGAAATGAGAGAAAAAGTTTTCCTTGCGTTTGCAAAGCAAAAAGAGCGTGGGCAGAAGATACCAAATGGGAAGCTTGATGAAAAGGGAATTGAGCAGTTTTGTCCTTTGGATCAAGAATGCAGTGATTTTTTGTTGCGTGCAATGGAAAAGCTAGGGATGTCTTATAGGGGAACTCATAGATTGAGGCGTGTGGCAAGGACGATTGCAGATCTTGAGGGGAGCGAGAGAATTTGCAAAACTCATCTTATCGAAGCGATTGGGTATAGAAAAATCTAGGCTTGCAAAAGATTGAAGCTTGATTTGTTTTAGATGTAATGAAAATTATAAGAAAGGAAAGGGTAGAAATGGTTGAAGAGCGTGTAAAGAAGGCAATCGATGCATTTAAACGAGGAGAAATGATTATCGTGATGGATGATGAGGATCGTGAAAATGAGGGAGATTTGGTTTATGCTGGGATTTTTAGCACTCCAGAAAAGGTGAATTTTATGGCAACAGAGGCACGAGGGTTGATTTGTGTCTCTATTACTCAAGAGATTGCAGATCAATTGGACCTGACGCCAATGGTTCATCATAATGATTCAAATCATCACACGGCTTTTACGGTAAGTATTGATGCCAAAGATGCGACGACAGGAATCTCAGCTTATGAACGTGATATGACTATTTCTTTGATGTGTAATCCTAATTCAAAGCCAAGTGATTTTGTAAGGCCTGGCCATATTTTTCCTTTGATTGCAAAGGAGGGGGGAGTACTTGTGCGGACAGGGCATACAGAGGCAAGTGTAGATTTGTGTAAATTATCAGGACTTGCTCCTGTGGCTGTGATTTGTGAAATGATGAAAAGTGATGGAAGTATGGCAAGGAGAGGGGATCGATTTTTATTTGATTTTGCCCAAAAGCATAATCTTCATATTCTTTATGTTTCCGATTTGGTTCAATATCGTCTAAGTTCAGAGAAGTTGATTTTATGTACAGAAGAAGTGGAGACAAGCTTTTGTGACAAACCTTGCAAGCGTTTTTCTTTTTTGGATCACTTGGATCGCAAGTATGAGGTTTTTGCTTTTGGCAAAAAAGATATTCCTCTTGTTCGATTCCATCATATTCGTCAAGATATTCAAACAATGCAAGAGGATTACAAAAGCTTTATGCATTCATTGGAGATGGTTGAGAGAGAGGGAGGATTTTTGATTTGTTTATCACACAAATCAGAAGATAAAAGCTTTGGAATCGGTGCTCAAATTCTGAAGCATTTGGGGGTGCGTGATTTTAGGCTTTTAAGTTCCAAAAAAGACATAGATTATTGTGCATTGAGTGGTTTTGGGGTTAATATTATTGAAACACTTTGTTTGGAGGATGGAAAATGAAGCGATTATGTTGTGCCTTATTGGTATTTTTGTCATGGATATATGCGACACCAAAAGATACATTGATTGTAGCTGTTGAAAATGAGCCAAGTCGTATTAATCCTGTTTTTAGCGAAGATCACGATGTGGCAATAGGTGTTGTGTTTTCAGGTTTGGTAAGATTGAATGAAAAAATGGAGATTTTGCCAGATCTTGCCAAACAATGGTCTGTTAGTGCTGATGGTTTGGTTTATGAGTTTGAACTAAGAGATGGGGTGAAGTGGCATGATGGTCAGCCATTTGGAGTCGATGATGTAATTTTTACTCTTCAGAGTTTAAAAAATCCAAAAATCAATTCTCCTCTAAGAGTTAATTTTGAGATGATTGAGAAAATTGAAAAGCTTGATGAAAAAAAATTGAGAATCACGCTCTCAAAGCCATTCCCAGCTTTTTTAGATGTGATGAGTGTGGGGATTCTCCCAAAACATTTGCTTGAGGGGAAAGACTTAAATCAAACATCTTTTAATTCTTCTCCCATAGGAACAGGTCCTTATCGATTGAAGCAATGGAAAAAGGGGCAATATATCAGCTTGGAAGCCAATCCGTTTTTTTATTTGGGAAGAGTTGAAACTCCAAAGCTTGTCTTAAAAATCATTGCAAATCCAAGCATTAGTGCAATAGAGCTTAAAAACGGAAGTATTGATGTGGGGCTTGTAGATTTTGAGATTGCTTCCTCATTTGCTAAAGATTCTCGTTTTAAGCTCGTTTTTCTTTCATCCGCAGATTATCGTGCGCTGATGTTTAATCTTAAAAATCCTTTGTTAAAAGATCCAAAGGTGCGTATAGCATTGAATTATGCGATCAATAAAGAGGCAATGGTAAAAACTTTGATCAATTCCCATGGATTTGTTGCACATCATCCATTGCAGGTTTCTTGGGCCAATCCTTTAGCATATCCCACTTATTCTTATGATCCCAAAAAGGCTTTAAAATTATTAGAAGATCTTGGATGGAAAATGGGCCAAAATAAAATCTTGCAAAAAGATGGAAAAAATTTT
Above is a window of Helicobacter kayseriensis DNA encoding:
- the clpP gene encoding ATP-dependent Clp endopeptidase proteolytic subunit ClpP yields the protein MNYIPYVVEKTGRGERSYDIYSRLLKDRIILLSGEINDELASSIVAQLLFLEAEDPQKDIYLYINSPGGVITSGMSIYDTMNYVRPDICTICIGQAASMGAFLLSCGTKGKRYSLPHSRIMIHQPLGGARGQATDIQIQAQEILRLKLILNQIFVQNTGQTLEQIEKDTDRDFFMSALEAQKYGLIDQVLEKNKII
- the def gene encoding peptide deformylase, which produces MVLDILHYPNPILKKRSRDVDLFNEELHQFLDDMYDTMIAKDGVGLAAIQVGRDIRALLVNIPREDKQQYKEDLLEMINPEIIHKEGEIFFSEGCLSVPNFYEDVLRFEELEVRYQDRFGNPQTLQAQGYLAVAIQHEIDHLNGVLFVDRLSIIKRKKFEKEFKKIQKSKR
- a CDS encoding YifB family Mg chelatase-like AAA ATPase, which produces MSNTIFCATRFGSGAKIVAVEGVFARGLPNFHITGLANHAILEAKHRVQSALQACKISMPPMKFIINLSPADLPKSGSHFDLPIALLGALQKQELKNEWFAFGELGLDGALKSQESIFPLLLQIALLKPNAKIILPKGGEEIFSLIPSLEFYFVSSLQEAFELITLDELPLPYHSKNIEFSFVEIGGKKYYYSSEIECDFYDVIGQDIAKRAALIAASGFHNIVFEGSPGCGKSMIAKRMRYIMPPMSLEEMIECMKLQALSHNKIIYSPMRPFRNPHQSASKASILGSATALEAKVGEIALAHQGILFFDELLHFKKEILESLREPLENNSLVISRVHSKIEYETSFLFVGAQNPCPCGNLLSTSRECRCQDKEIANYKNRLSEPFWDRMDLFVQMSDHLASQSRISSQEMREKVFLAFAKQKERGQKIPNGKLDEKGIEQFCPLDQECSDFLLRAMEKLGMSYRGTHRLRRVARTIADLEGSERICKTHLIEAIGYRKI
- a CDS encoding bifunctional 3,4-dihydroxy-2-butanone 4-phosphate synthase/GTP cyclohydrolase II — encoded protein: MVEERVKKAIDAFKRGEMIIVMDDEDRENEGDLVYAGIFSTPEKVNFMATEARGLICVSITQEIADQLDLTPMVHHNDSNHHTAFTVSIDAKDATTGISAYERDMTISLMCNPNSKPSDFVRPGHIFPLIAKEGGVLVRTGHTEASVDLCKLSGLAPVAVICEMMKSDGSMARRGDRFLFDFAQKHNLHILYVSDLVQYRLSSEKLILCTEEVETSFCDKPCKRFSFLDHLDRKYEVFAFGKKDIPLVRFHHIRQDIQTMQEDYKSFMHSLEMVEREGGFLICLSHKSEDKSFGIGAQILKHLGVRDFRLLSSKKDIDYCALSGFGVNIIETLCLEDGK
- a CDS encoding ABC transporter substrate-binding protein translates to MKRLCCALLVFLSWIYATPKDTLIVAVENEPSRINPVFSEDHDVAIGVVFSGLVRLNEKMEILPDLAKQWSVSADGLVYEFELRDGVKWHDGQPFGVDDVIFTLQSLKNPKINSPLRVNFEMIEKIEKLDEKKLRITLSKPFPAFLDVMSVGILPKHLLEGKDLNQTSFNSSPIGTGPYRLKQWKKGQYISLEANPFFYLGRVETPKLVLKIIANPSISAIELKNGSIDVGLVDFEIASSFAKDSRFKLVFLSSADYRALMFNLKNPLLKDPKVRIALNYAINKEAMVKTLINSHGFVAHHPLQVSWANPLAYPTYSYDPKKALKLLEDLGWKMGQNKILQKDGKNFEFEIYAMNNDPLRVALASVLQSELAKIGIRTKVVVKPSGSFDYTQVDSFLVGWGSPVDPDLHTYRVFAGSEDTDLNQEGWNFGHYQNPQVDRSLSLARSTLDLSERKKSYADFIEALYQDPPYIFLMYLNFPLVYKSEIKGIIPNIVGHHGVGFTWNIWQWRK